A genomic window from Vitis riparia cultivar Riparia Gloire de Montpellier isolate 1030 chromosome 18, EGFV_Vit.rip_1.0, whole genome shotgun sequence includes:
- the LOC117907196 gene encoding uncharacterized protein LOC117907196, which translates to MEESVDLQDWELLHGSDSELVISPVSAQKLSELEGIEGDSEGMIRSDYFSLDSQGRYERPVDVSEEGSIESDNPSWIDPGLETRYERKDMGEFWSDSGSDRSDERKIVDFDAKNELGLGETEKTKVGFEGESENLRKLWSDERKSSDFDVKNESGLLETGKGQVGFEGIGEIGGESENMGKFGFGLGSDLSDDRKISDFDAQNQLNFVESGKSQVGFEEIGGESENLGKFWSDSGGIGSMENQLGKFEEENKEGVDGGGKKRDVSELSGESDGGNESKVEMEGGGDQNDNENVGAIEEVESKGDKELKRRVVWWKVPLEFFRYCAFRVSPVWSFSVAAAILGIVILGRRLYRMKRKSRSLQLKVTVDDKKVSQFMSRAARLNEAFSVVRRVPIIRPALPAAGVNPWPVMSLR; encoded by the exons ATGGAGGAATCAGTGGACTTGCAAGACTGGGAGCTTCTCCACGGCTCCGACTCCGAATTGGTTATCTCGCCGGTTTCAGCTCAGAAGTTGAGCGAGTTGGAGGGAATTGAAGGAGATTCTGAGGGCATGATAAGGTCCGATTACTTCTCTCTGGATTCGCAGGGGAGGTACGAGAGGCCTGTTGATGTGAGCGAGGAGGGCTCTATTGAGTCGGACAATCCGAGTTGGATTGATCCCGGGTTGGAGACTCGGTACGAGAGGAAGGATATGGGGGAGTTTTGGTCTGATTCGGGGAGTGATCGGTCTGATGAACGCAAAATTGTAGATTTTGATGCGAAAAATGAATTGGGTTTGGGAGAAACTGAGAAAACCAAAGTGGGGTTTGAAGGCGAGAGTGAGAATTTGAGGAAGCTCTGGTCCGATGAGCGTAAATCCAGTgattttgatgtgaaaaatgagtcGGGATTATTGGAAACTGGAAAAGGCCAGGTGGGGTTTGAAGGGATTGGGGAGATTGGAGGTGAGAGTGAGAATATGGGAAAATTCGGATTTGGGTTGGGGAGTGATTTGTCTGATGATCGTAAAATCAGCGATTTTGATGCCCAAAACCAACTGAACTTTGTGGAAAGTGGGAAAAGCCAAGTGGGCTTTGAAGAAATTGGAGGTGAGAGCGAGAATCTGGGGAAATTTTGGTCTGATTCAGGTGGAATTGGATCAATGGAGAACCAGCTTGGGAAATTTGAGGAGGAAAATAAGGAGGGTGTTGATGGTGGTGGGAAGAAACGagatgtttctgagctttcagGCGAATCAGATGGTGGAAATGAGTCGAAGGTGGAGATGGAAGGAGGAGGAGACCAGAATGATAATGAGAATGTAGGAGCCATTGAGGAAGTGGAATCTAAGGGTGACAAGGAGTTGAAGAGGAGGGTGGTGTGGTGGAAGGTTCCATTGGAGTTCTTCAGATACTGTGCTTTCAGGGTTAGTCCTGTTTGGTCTTTCTCGGTGGCAGCTGCCATATTGGGCATTGTTATTCTAGGAAGGAGATTGTATAGGATGAAGAGGAAGAGCAGGAGCTTGCAGCTCAAGGTTACTGTGGATGACAAG AAGGTGTCTCAGTTCATGAGCCGTGCTGCACGTCTGAACGAAGCATTCTCAGTAGTGAGGCGGGTCCCCATTATCCGACCCGCCCTGCCAGCTGCTGGGGTGAACCCATGGCCTGTGATGAGTCTGagataa
- the LOC117905549 gene encoding LOW QUALITY PROTEIN: probable LRR receptor-like serine/threonine-protein kinase IRK (The sequence of the model RefSeq protein was modified relative to this genomic sequence to represent the inferred CDS: inserted 2 bases in 1 codon), translating into MLALKSSLFFLLLSLLTLQCLTAASAACHVDDESGLLAFKSAITHDPSGMLQTWKSGTDCCKWRGITCQSGNRVTSLVLGQYDEQNSFLSGTISPSLVKVQNLDGIYLQNLRKITGPFPALLFGLPKLLVIYIEGNQLSGPLPRDIGNLTQLYSLSFEGNRFSGPIPSSISQLTLLSQLRLGGNLLTGTVPAGISRLKDLNFLSLERNGLTGSIPDFFSSFPFLRTLRLSHNKFFGKIPNSISSLSPNLAYLELGHNSLVGQIPDFLGNFTALDTLDLSWNQFSGTVPKTFAKLTKIFNLDLSHNFLVDPFPEMSVXLSYNHFHLGTIPKWVTSSDIIYSLKLAKCGLKFKLGDWKPSETYFYDYIDLSENEITASPIHLLNKTDYLVGFWASGNQLRFNLSKLRIVKTLKYLDVSRNMVFGKVPEGITGLEKLNVSHNHLCGRLPPSKFPASAFQGNDCLCGSPLSACKKSK; encoded by the exons ATGTTAGCTTTGAAAAgctctctctttttccttctccTCTCTCTCCTCACCCTCCAGTGCCTCACCGCCGCCTCCGCCGCCTGCCATGTGGACGACGAATCGGGTCTCCTCGCCTTCAAATCGGCCATCACCCATGACCCCTCCGGCATGCTTCAAACCTGGAAGTCCGGCACGGACTGCTGCAAATGGCGAGGTATCACCTGCCAGTCTGGAAACCGGGTCACGAGTCTCGTCCTGGGCCAATACGACGAACAGAATAGCTTTTTGTCCGGTACAATCTCGCCTTCTCTGGTGAAAGTGCAGAACTTGGATGGAATTTATCTGCAGAACCTCCGAAAAATCACGGGTCCTTTTCCGGCTCTTCTTTTTGGGCTGCCGAAACTCCTGGTCATTTACATCGAAGGCAACCAGCTTTCTGGCCCGCTTCCCCGAGATATCGGAAACTTGACCCAACTCTATTCGCTGAGTTTTGAGGGTAACCGGTTCAGCGGGCCAATACCGAGTTCGATCTCCCAGCTGACTTTGTTGAGTCAGCTTAGACTCGGTGGCAACCTCCTCACTGGCACAGTGCCAGCCGGCATCAGCCGGCTCAAGGACTTGAACTTTCTCAGCCTCGAACGGAACGGGCTCACTGGCAGCATACCGGACTTCTTCTCCTCGTTCCCTTTCCTCCGGACTCTCCGACTTTCTCACAATAAGTTTTTCGGGAAAATTCCGAATAGCATTTCAAGCTTATCTCCAAACTTGGCCTATTTGGAGCTGGGCCACAACTCCCTAGTGGGACAAATCCCAGATTTTCTCGGAAACTTTACGGCATTGGATACCCTTGATCTTTCCTGGAACCAATTCTCCGGCACTGTGCCAAAAACTTTCGCAAAGCTCACAAAAATATTCAACCTCGATCTATCACACAATTTTCTAGTCGATCCCTTCCCAGAAATGTCCGT TCTATCGTACAATCATTTCCATCTCGGTACAATTCCAAAATGGGTCACATCATCTGATATCATCTACTCACTGAAGCTCGCAAAATGCGGACTCAAGTTCAAACTAGGCGATTGGAAGCCGTCGGAAACCTATTTCTACGACTACATCGATCTCTCGGAAAACGAAATCACAGCTAGTCCAATCCACTTGTTGAACAAAACCGATTACCTGGTAGGATTTTGGGCCTCCGGCAACCAGCTGCGATTCAATTTGTCGAAACTTAGAATCGTGAAGACGCTGAAGTACTTGGATGTGTCTCGGAACATGGTTTTCGGGAAGGTGCCTGAGGGGATAACGGGGTTGGAGAAGCTGAATGTGAGCCACAACCATTTGTGTGGTCGGCTTCCTCCGTCGAAGTTTCCAGCGAGTGCGTTCCAGGGCAATGACTGCCTGTGCGGGTCGCCACTTTCGGCTTGCAAAAagagtaaataa
- the LOC117907439 gene encoding DNA damage-repair/toleration protein DRT100-like, giving the protein MLALKSSLFVLLLSLLTLQCLTAASAACHVDDESGLLAFKSAITHDPSGMLQNWKSGTDCCKWPGITCLSGNRVTSLSLTGQPGKQNSFLSGTISPSLVKVQNLDGIYLLNLRNITGPFPALLFGLPKLLFVYIENNQLSGRLPRDIGNLTQLNALSFEGNRFSGPIPSSISQLTGLTQLKLGDNLLTGTVPAGISRLKDLTFLSLERNGLSGSIPNFFSSFSNLRILRLSHNKFSGKIPNSISSLSPKLAYLELGHNSLVGQIPDFLGNFTALDTLDLSWNQLSGTVPKTFAKLTKIFNLDLSHNFLVDPFPEMSVKGIESLDLSYNHFHLGTIPKWVTSSEIIYSLKLAKCGLKFKLDDWKPSETYFYDYIDLSENEITGSPTQLLNKTDYLVGFWASGNQLRFDLSKLRIVKTLKYLDVSRNMVFGKVPEGITGLEKLNASHNHLCGRLPPSKFPASAFQGNDCLCGSPLSACKRSK; this is encoded by the coding sequence ATGTTAGCTTTGAAAAGCTCTCTCTTTGTCCTCCTCCTCTCTCTCCTCACCCTCCAGTGCCTCACCGCCGCCTCCGCCGCCTGCCATGTGGACGACGAATCGGGTCTCCTCGCCTTCAAATCGGCCATCACCCATGACCCCTCCGGCATGCTTCAAAACTGGAAGTCCGGTACGGACTGCTGCAAATGGCCAGGTATCACCTGCCTGTCTGGAAACCGGGTCACGAGTCTCTCCCTCACGGGCCAACCCGGCAAACAGAATAGCTTTTTGTCCGGTACAATCTCGCCTTCTCTGGTGAAAGTGCAGAACTTGGATGGAATTTACCTCCTGAACCTCCGAAACATCACGGGTCCTTTTCCGGCTCTTCTTTTTGGGCTGCCGAAACTCCTGTTCGTTTACATCGAAAACAACCAGCTTTCTGGCCGGCTTCCCCGAGATATCGGAAACTTGACCCAACTCAATGCGCTGAGTTTTGAGGGTAACCGGTTCAGCGGGCCAATACCGAGTTCGATCTCCCAGCTGACTGGGTTGACTCAGCTCAAACTCGGTGACAACCTCCTCACCGGCACAGTGCCAGCCGGCATCAGCCGGCTCAAGGACTTGACCTTTCTCAGCCTCGAACGGAACGGGCTCTCCGGCAGCATACCGAACTTCTTCTCCTCGTTCTCTAACCTCCGGATTCTCCGACTTTCTCACAATAagttttccgggaaaattccgAACAGCATTTCAAGCTTATCTCCAAAATTGGCCTATTTGGAGCTGGGCCACAACTCCCTAGTGGGACAAATCCCAGATTTTCTCGGAAACTTTACGGCATTGGATACCCTTGATCTTTCCTGGAACCAATTATCCGGCACTGTGCCAAAAACTTTCGCAAAGCTCACAAAAATATTCAACCTCGATCTATCACACAATTTTCTCGTCGATCCCTTCCCAGAAATGTCCGTAAAAGGGATCGAATCACTCGATCTATCGTACAATCATTTCCATCTCGGTACAATTCCAAAATGGGTCACATCATCTGAGATCATCTACTCACTGAAGCTCGCAAAATGCGGACTCAAGTTCAAACTAGACGATTGGAAGCCGTCGGAAACCTATTTCTACGACTACATCGATCTCTCGGAAAACGAAATCACAGGTAGTCCGACCCAGTTGTTGAACAAAACTGATTACCTGGTAGGGTTTTGGGCCTCCGGCAACCAGCTGCGATTCGATTTGTCGAAACTGAGAATCGTGAAGACGCTGAAGTACTTGGATGTGTCGCGGAACATGGTTTTCGGGAAGGTGCCTGAGGGGATAACGGGGTTGGAGAAGCTGAATGCGAGCCACAACCATTTGTGTGGTCGGCTTCCTCCGTCGAAGTTTCCAGCGAGTGCGTTCCAGGGCAATGACTGCCTGTGCGGGTCGCCACTTTCGGCTTGCAAAAGgagtaaataa